From Impatiens glandulifera chromosome 7, dImpGla2.1, whole genome shotgun sequence:
taaaaaaacttggaaattttaatatttaatatgaaattaatttttagaaaataaattaaaaagtattttaatattttattatttaactaattaatttgattaatgagaagatcaaataaaaattgtgagtttttttgaaattatttaatataatatataacaaaattttgaatgattttgatggtcaataaaagaataaaacacATCACACCAAAGGAAGATTCACTTCATGTTCTAaaagattaaattcaaataattgtgAAGACTTTTGGAAAGAGGTGAAGTGTCAAAGATTTAACAAACAGAAGTTGACTTTTGAGTTTGAATatgcttaaaatatatatttagaaaatttattcaatccattttattTTGCAGAGAATACAAAAAAGAATGTTGAAAAaaccttaaaaaatatttaaatatgttacaAATTGATAGTTCTGAATACATCTTGAAAACAACTTTACATTAACACCCATGATCATGTTAGatgtaattaattttcttaataaactAGCTTTCTtgcataatatatattcaaaacaaGCTAAATTAAATTGTCAATTGTCATTACAAAATAACACTATAAACAACAATAATCATGTTTGGTCTCTACAAACAGGTTCTTGTTTATGTAACACCAATTGAACATCAACCAACCCTTGCCCATCTTTCATCCTTTTCCTATGGTTCATGCCTTGGCTTCGATCCTTCACATCCAAGTTTAAAACCGTATCCAATCCGTCGTCGCTCTTTAGATTTCTATGATCTTCAACCGACCCCAATTCCAATAACCCTTTACTCACGACACTCAAATCATCCGACATAGCTTTTGACATTATAGCCTTTTCTTTAAAGAACAAACACACAACCGCACAATCATCTGTTTTTGATGTCGGAAACTTATGCCTCCATGCCCCAACCGCGTACTCCACTAGTAGCCTCGCCGCTAAGGATCGTTTCCTACACGATCCCACTATCTTTACCACGTCATCGTTTGATAACACATCCCATATCTAAGTCAAAACAATTACACTATTTAATTACCATAAAATGGTAAACTAAAgactaattaatattaaatcgtTACTATAACTTACCCCATCTGTCGCTAAAACCACAAATTCATCTCTTTCTGTTAGCTTTCTATGAAAAACTTGAGGGGTTGAAATGAGACCGAAGTCCTTGAGGCAGAAATCGCCGAAAGCTCTTGCCATGGCTAAACCGGGGCAATTCTCTTCTGGCATCCAAATTCGAAACACTTCTGGCTCTTGTTCCATTGCGAATACTCTTCCACGTCGACTCTTAATTCTTCTAGCCTcgtctattaaaaaataataagggATTAATCAAGTCAACTGAAAGAAACTAATTTATGAGGTTGATCATCGATCCCTACCTGGAAGATTCGGTTTTAAATCCACTGTTAGTTGAATCGGGACAAGATGACTATTATCATCTCTAGTGCAAAGAACAGCACGAGAATCACCTAAATTCGCGACAACTAAATTGTCACCCTGAGAATTTCGACAATTTACTTAAATATGAAGTCAActaaatcttaaattaaaa
This genomic window contains:
- the LOC124910612 gene encoding probable protein phosphatase 2C 73 translates to MYSQQGRKGVNQDSMTVWENFNGEKDMFFGGVFDGHGPSGHEVSQLVRDTLPSKLSKKSKDKKFILENKDNNMNSSVSEKTFPNDSMHALWEANFLMSFEDLDEKLGDQETVDTYTSGSTAVTVVKQGDNLVVANLGDSRAVLCTRDDNSHLVPIQLTVDLKPNLPDEARRIKSRRGRVFAMEQEPEVFRIWMPEENCPGLAMARAFGDFCLKDFGLISTPQVFHRKLTERDEFVVLATDGIWDVLSNDDVVKIVGSCRKRSLAARLLVEYAVGAWRHKFPTSKTDDCAVVCLFFKEKAIMSKAMSDDLSVVSKGLLELGSVEDHRNLKSDDGLDTVLNLDVKDRSQGMNHRKRMKDGQGLVDVQLVLHKQEPVCRDQT